The region ACCTGAAGGCTATTTTGTGACTGGCAGATGGTCAGCAGGACAAATCCTTGACCATCTGGCTTTCTGGGTCGAACGGCCTGTCGATGGCTTTCCTTTCCAGTTGCCCTGGCTCATGAGATGGTTCGGCCCGCTGATGAAACGTACCATGCTCGAACAACCCATGCGTCCGGGGTTTCAGTGGCGAGGTCAAATCGCACTCCTGGCGACACCTCAGACGGAAATCGAAGCAGAAACAGGTCTGGCACATTTTCGTCGTGCGATTGAACGCTTTGAAGCAGGCCCTCTCTTGCCTCGAAGTCCGGCTTTTGGCCCGATGTCTCGCGAAGATTGGACACAACTGCAATGCCGCCATGCAGAATTGCACCTTTCCTTCCTCCATTCCCAGTCTGCACCATGAAAAAGAGCATCCTGAATTCGTGGTGGCTGCGGTCGATCGATGGGTGAGTCGGTCTTCACTCAACCAGTGCAAAGAGCGTAAACTCCGATGATGAGCCCAGGGTGCCGATTGGCAGTCGTGGCGATGTTCCAGGAGGAGACCGGCCATGGATGGCGGGCCAGATCAGCCCGAAACGACTGCGCCCCAAGGGGTTTTCGTCCCCTTTTGCGCAGTCACCGTTCGTGGCAGGATGGTAAATTCTCGATCTCTGCGACCATTGTTAACGCTGGCAGTTTTGGCAGTGTGCGGGCTCTTGGAAGGCTGCAAGATACTGGAGGCCCCGACCTTTCTGGATGGACTCCGGACAGTTGCCGGTATCACGACACCCGATGTGAGTGATCCGGAAGCTGCTGCCAAATCACCAGAAAAGAGCTCCGCAGCGAGTGATCCGAAAGCCACAACGACAAAAACACCAGAAACGACTGAGTCAAAAGAGTCCACTCCACCGACCATCACCTTGCCGGGATCAAAAGCTGGTCAATCCGCAGTGGTCGATGATGGTTCCGCTTCACCTTTGATCCTGCACTATCGCCAGAAGTTTGCTCTCGATGCGTGGCAAAAAGCCTATGATGCCACGCCTGTCATTCAGCAGAGCTGGCAACTCATCAGCCGGAATTCCGCGACGGATTTGCCGGTGCATGCAAACCTGCCCAAGAATGCCCAATTACAATCGGGCCAGATCCACTCCAGTCATCGCTGGCCCAGCTATTTCCGGTACATGGTGCGTGATAAAGAGAGTGCCGCCTTGGCAGCCACCGGGAAGTCTGCCAGAACACTCACTGCCGATGTTACCTGGCTGGCCATGAGGCAGTCTGGTGAATCCAAGGCTCAACTTCCGCCTGCTGTTTCCGAATTGCCATCCAGTACGATCACTCCCGCGGCAGAAGCCAGCGAGACGCCAGTGGAAGAGCAGGCCACGAATCAAAGATCGGATCCGGCCAGATTAACCAATTCAGAGCTAAGAGCCAGTCTCGAAGCCTTGAAGACCATGCTGGCAGCACGAGAGTTGGCAGGTGTTAATGCTGCCATTCTTCTGTCGAACTGTGAGCCCCAGCGAGCTGTTGAACTGATCGCTCCTTTGGGAGAAATTGTGGTTGATGGCCGCATTCGTCTGAAGGGCGAGCCCGTGACGATGTCTCCGCGGCTGCGAGCTGCTGCAGCCGAGGCCTGGTGCCGGATGCTTTTAGAAAAACCAGGGGAACCTGAACTCAGATTGGCGCCCGCTGGTGAACTGCTGAAGCAGGATTCGCTGGCTGGAGAGGTCAAAGTCGTCTTGTGGCAATTGCTGGCTCAAAGAATTCTGCCAGATCGATTGCCCGGGCTGGCCGACGCGATTAACGAACAGCAAGGTGATCTTCCCTTAAGACAGGGTGCCTATGAAGCCTGTCTGATTTTTGCAACGATGCAGAAACTTGAACAAGGTCTTCTGCCGCAGCACGAAATGCTTTTTGTTCAGGCGGCCCATGAGAGTGATCCTCAACTGTCCGATTGGCCGGAAGGGATGTCGCTGGCCCGATTTGATCGCGATCCGATGATTCGTCGGCTGTATGGTCGCTGGCTGGCGTTGCTCAATCATGATCAGGCCTGTGCGATTGCTCTGGCGCAGGGACAGGATGCCGACTTACGTGTGGCAGACGATGCGATTTTGAACCTCGGGTTACTGACTGCCGCCGAAGCACAACAAGCGTTGGAAAAATTCGTGCGTTCTGCCAATGAGAATCAGCAGACACTGGCTGCGATGGCCATCTCACTCAGACAGCCTGAACGCCTCGCGGAGTTTCTCAACCCTCCGGCTGGGCAGACTTCGACACCTCGATTTCGAGCAGCTGTGGTGAGTCAGTTTGGTCGTTACCCTTCATTGACC is a window of Planctopirus limnophila DSM 3776 DNA encoding:
- a CDS encoding DUF1569 domain-containing protein yields the protein MPVSNIRRRSLRFENLQQALEDAEIILQAPEGYFVTGRWSAGQILDHLAFWVERPVDGFPFQLPWLMRWFGPLMKRTMLEQPMRPGFQWRGQIALLATPQTEIEAETGLAHFRRAIERFEAGPLLPRSPAFGPMSREDWTQLQCRHAELHLSFLHSQSAP
- a CDS encoding HEAT repeat domain-containing protein; translation: MDGGPDQPETTAPQGVFVPFCAVTVRGRMVNSRSLRPLLTLAVLAVCGLLEGCKILEAPTFLDGLRTVAGITTPDVSDPEAAAKSPEKSSAASDPKATTTKTPETTESKESTPPTITLPGSKAGQSAVVDDGSASPLILHYRQKFALDAWQKAYDATPVIQQSWQLISRNSATDLPVHANLPKNAQLQSGQIHSSHRWPSYFRYMVRDKESAALAATGKSARTLTADVTWLAMRQSGESKAQLPPAVSELPSSTITPAAEASETPVEEQATNQRSDPARLTNSELRASLEALKTMLAARELAGVNAAILLSNCEPQRAVELIAPLGEIVVDGRIRLKGEPVTMSPRLRAAAAEAWCRMLLEKPGEPELRLAPAGELLKQDSLAGEVKVVLWQLLAQRILPDRLPGLADAINEQQGDLPLRQGAYEACLIFATMQKLEQGLLPQHEMLFVQAAHESDPQLSDWPEGMSLARFDRDPMIRRLYGRWLALLNHDQACAIALAQGQDADLRVADDAILNLGLLTAAEAQQALEKFVRSANENQQTLAAMAISLRQPERLAEFLNPPAGQTSTPRFRAAVVSQFGRYPSLTNATLLRPSIRDRSLDVQLALAKLLADWPMELASPLLLEILTEGSGPAREEAMRSISAHLGYSPVFPIHGPREERIAAVKELSRVQGLPATWLNTANSEAYDFTSRADSQSAASSVSQMVNSVPASRNEWSVGELQNELSTIVKLPQGSSERLDRTEFLARSLPVSLPVLTDAAMRLPPEQLTEIAREVFAPADEAVKLVLDMNANEVLARRQSASALRQLAASQNPGRIAVKLLQEKLRTEQDQQVWQEIMRAIDRESTPEAAALAQMAIHHHWPDIRLCGCQYVLKHPAIERGLWLAPVIEDPHRPVRLAAIEAAGVCGNPQLIEGLPVNDGSRVGSLRPLLQSTDHELMETALVALVRLRDDQAMAELLRRSRHDNPRARLQAVELIRQTGQPRFVEPLIEQLWTEKTDSVIVEILRTLEELVPPHDQPVFDTRLGYPTRQMKIDAWAKWLADQKIRRSE